The segment tgAATACATCGAGCATAACTTAGCACTTTAGAAGAGTATCAAGTGCAATACCTCGAATCGaccaaaaatttcaataatactcttaaactttcaaaaatacctcGAATCTGAGATTCGAATCCCGACCTGGTAGGTTATTAACTCCTTtatcgaaaaaaataaataaacaaaaattttaaaatgggtgtGGTTCTTATtgtaatctctttttttttttttctataataattaaatttggtgTATAATTAGATATAATTGGAGTTTGTCTCATTTTTTATAGGCTTTTGGTCTTAATTAGTATCATGctaaatcatttcatttttttaataagataaCGAAAAAAAGGACTATTTAGATTTGTTAGAGATTTGTTAGAGTGGGAAACGAATCATTTCTCATCAGAGTGTGGTAACCTCTCTCTcgtatacgcgttttaaaatcatgaaattgACGGCGCTACGTAACGAAcaaaagcgaacaatatttgctagtagtgggattgaacggttacaaattgtatcagagcaagacattaggcggtgtgccagcaaagactcCAAGCCTCaaagaaggtggattgtgagatcacacatcggttaGAATGGAAAAcggaacattccttataagggtgtggaaacccctaTTAAGTGAacaacgttttaaaatcttgaataCTCGTAGTATTGTAACGCTCGACTTTAGGTTtgaatatgtatttttatcgtaaaaccctattcaaaatagaaaataaataaataaataaatatatatatattttaatgacACACATTTCattgtaattaatattaattatagtaataattaaggtcttaaaaaatgtttttctttttagcaGTAAAAAggcatattttaattatttgtactttattcttctttgcttTATACCTTTATGCTGTCTACTATTTTAAagacaaataattataataatattaaagttaGATGtccaaaataatttcatttaaataccctttaaaataaaaattatttcttttgtttttaaagctatttttttaaattttaattggaCAGCTGTTATGGTAAAtggttatttaaattattttcatttgataaataaaagaataaactatttataagttaattaattatttatttatttattaaacgctaacaaaaaaaattaattttgtgtttatttataatgaatttactagattagaataaaattaaaattatatattcattaattaattttttttaaaattagaattcaGTTAAAGATacataaaacacaaaataacaaaaaaaatatatattaattacatttaaaagtttatcaCCTAAATGggtaatttaacatttttttttatttataaaattaaatttataatttaacttggGAGGAAAAATAGTTGGTAAATGGAGGAAAAGCAGGGGACAGGTGGGGGCCAATCACGTGGGCGACTGCTTCCCTGGAGGCCACGTCAGCCGACAGTATTAGAAAGTAGACAGGTGGCACCACTTTTCCCTCTTTCATttgacactttttttttttaattaaaaaaatcgcCATTATTTACTctcttctaaaattaaaaaataattaaaaattaaaaaatttattatatattttaaaatttttaatatctatttgatataaattaaaatactgttattacatataaatataaaatttaatactcGTTTTATATTagtcataatttaattattttaataaatagtaattagatttatttataatttttaatctctGTTGATTGCTACCGACAAAGCATGAATATGGGAAAAGTGTGTTTGGAGTATTTTTCGCTTTTAttattacaatatatttgaccataattataaaaaaaatttaactgtCGTAATTTCATAGAAATTAAAGTAAATTCACCTTTTTTTACCTATACCACCTATACCATAGTAATAACCATAAGCATGCAaagtgaaatttaaaaattaaaaaaaaagaaaaaaaaaacataaattactGCCTGTTATTATTAGCGAAAGTAAACTTTAAGTTGTGTTGAGTTGTAATTCTATTTTCAGGTTAGTGGCGTTGACATACTAACAATATGTCAAACCGTCAACTGAACTCAAACTGGAAAAGAAAACTAACTGAGTCGAACTCTTATAGTTTGAGTTGGATAGTCAAAATTGGTCGGTTTATCGATAAATATGATTGCTTTTAATgaattttccttaaaaaatataaaataatatggaaaatgggatttaaatttatatggaATTTTAGAGACAGCCTTATTTTGCTGCATGATTTCCTCGTACCTCGGGCCTGTGACCCTCCAAACAGGGGTCCTTTGTCTTATTGACCTAAGACATTATATTGGTAGGGATCAAGtggaataatattaatgattttaaaaacaaaagagtgccctaaaaaaaactaaataattgtcCCGGGTTCaaatatttcgttcctctccaatcgatatgaaTCTAGGAATGGTTTGTTATCCTCTTCGATGTGGATCTATCCAAGAATTGTTTGTTATCATCTCCGATGTGGATCTAGGAATGTTTAGTTATGttctccaacagatgtggggTTTACCGTCCATTTCTTCGGTGGGTCCACcatctccaactaatgtggggtCCACAGTCCATTTCCTCGATGGGTCCAACATCTCCAAACGATGTGGGGTCCACAGTCCATTTCCTCGATGGGTCCaacatctccaaccgatgttaTCCAGGAATTGTTTGTTATCATCTCCGATGTGGATCTAGGAATGTTTAGTTATGttctccaacagatgtggggTTTACCGTCCATTTCTTCGGTGGGTCCACcatctccaactaatgtggggtCCACAGTCCATTTCCTCGATGGGTCCAACATCTCCAAACGATGTGGGGTCCACAGTCCATTTCCTCGATGGGTCCaacatctccaaccgatgttaTCCAGGAATTGTTTGTTATCATCTCCGATGTGGATCTAGGAATGTTTAGTTATGttctccaacagatgtggggTTTACCGTCCATTTCTTCGGTGGGTCCACcatctccaactaatgtggggtCCACAGTCCATTTCCTCGATGGGTCCAACATCTCCAAACGATGTGGGGTCCACAGTCCATTTCCTCGATGGGTCCaacatctccaaccgatgttaTCCAGGAATTGTTTGTTATCATCTCCGATGTGGATCTAGGAATGTTTAGTTATGttctccaacagatgtggggTTTACCGTCCATTTCTTCGGTGGGTCCACcatctccaactaatgtggggtCCACAGTCCATTTCCTCGATGGGTCCAACATCTCCAAACGATGTGGGGTCCACAGTCCATTTCCTCGATGGGTCCaacatctccaaccgatgttaTCCAGGAATTGTTTGTTATCATCTCCGATGTGGATCTAGGAATGTTTAGTTATGttctccaacagatgtggggTTTACCGTCCATTTCTTCGGTGGGTCCACcatctccaactaatgtggggtCCACAGTCCATTTCCTCGATGGGTCCAACATCTCCAAACGATGTGGGGTCCACAGTCCATTTCCTCGATGGGTCCaacatctccaaccgatgttaTCCAGGAATTGTTTGTTATCATCTCCGATGTGGATCTAGGAATGTTTAGTTATGttctccaacagatgtggggTTTACCGTCCATTTCTTCGGTGGGTCCACcatctccaactaatgtggggtCCACAGTCCATTTCCTCGATGGGTCCAACATCTCCAAACGATGTGGGGTCCACAGTCCATTTCCTCGATGGGTCCaacatctccaaccgatgttaTCCAGGAATTGTTTGTTATCATCTCCGATGTGGATCTAGGAATGTTTAGTTATGttctccaacagatgtggggTTTACCGTCCATTTCTTCGGTGGGTCCACcatctccaactaatgtggggtCCACAGTCCATTTCCTCGATGGGTCCAACATCTCCAAACGATGTGGGGTCCACAGTCCATTTCCTCGATGGGTCCaacatctccaaccgatgttaTCCAGGAATTGTTTGTTATCATCTCCGATGTGGATCTAGGAATGTTTAGTTATGttctccaacagatgtggggTTTACCGTCCATTTCTTCGGTGGGTCCACcatctccaactaatgtggggtCCACAGTCCATTTCCTCGATGGGTCCAACATCTCCAAACGATGTGGGGTCCACAGTCCATTTCCTCGATGGGTCCaacatctccaaccgatgttaTCCAGGAATTGTTTGTTATCATCTCCGATGTGGATCTAGGAATGTTTAGTTATGttctccaacagatgtggggTTTACCGTCCATTTCTTCGGTGGGTCCACcatctccaactaatgtggggtCCACAGTCCATTTCCTCGATGGGTCCAACATCTCCAAACGATGTGGGGTCCACAGTCCATTTCCTCGATGGGTCCaacatctccaaccgatgttaTCCAGGAATTGTTTGTTATCATCTCCGATGTGGATCTAGGAATGTTTAGTTATGttctccaacagatgtggggTTTACCGTCCATTTCTTCGGTGGGTCCACcatctccaactaatgtggggtCCACAGTCCATTTCCTCGATGGGTCCAACATCTCCAAACGATGTGGGGTCCACAGTCCATTTCCTCGATGGGTCCaacatctccaaccgatgttaTCCAGGAATTGTTTGTTATCATCTCCGATGTGGATCTAGGAATGTTTAGTTATGttctccaacagatgtggggTTTACCGTCCATTTCTTCGGTGGGTCCACcatctccaactaatgtggggtCCACAGTCCATTTCCTCGATGGGTCCAACATCTCCAAACGATGTGGGGTCCACAGTCCATTTCCTCGATGGGTCCaacatctccaaccgatgttaTCCAGGAATTGTTTGTTATCATCTCCGATGTGGATNCGGCCTCCCGGACTGCCGCCGGACCTGTAAAGCAACAAACCGCATCCCGACTTGCGGCTGCTGACTAAACTGGTTTAATCGCGGCGGAGTAGGGAAGAGATTCCCAACAAGAATCCGAACAGTCCCAACATGAATGTCTTTAAACCAATGCAAGGCGTAGATTTCAATCATCACCGCCGATGTGTCGGAATGTAAGAACTCGTCGTCAACGCGGAACACGAACTTGTCGTTCCACGTTGGGTTGTTGTGGCCGTGAGTGTCGACACGGGTAGAGAGTTTCCGGTCAGGATGAACCCAGGCGATGGCGTAGGTTCGCATCGAACGAGACACCGGTGCCAAATCCTGAGCGGAAATTAGATTCAGCTCTAGAAGCTGAAATGGGTTCAATATCGACATGGTTCGGAAGGGTTGGGCGTTGGGGAAAGTGGCTAGATCGACGTCGGAGAGTGGTGGGACCGGCTCAACGGCGCCGGCGAGGGGGAGGAGGGTGGAGGGGAGAGCATTAAAGGGGAGAATCCGAAAAAGAGGAAGGAAAGGAAGGAATTTGTGATAACCTCCCCTGTTTTGTTAGGGAAGTAGAAACCAAAAGCAGGGGAGGGCCGACAAGAACGGAGGATttcgttttatttttagtCAAATTTACAGTGATATTAACTAAATTTGGAGGCTGACGTGGCACATTTTGATTGGTCTTATGAATtccaattattttgtaatttttactcttttttttttttttgtgtaaaatatttatttattttttcatttcattccaaAGGTTAAAAATGTTAtcgagaataaataatttataataatttataaaattaaatttatttaaaatttgacaaaattaattgattaaataaatattttattttaaaaataccctttgcTTTTTATGGGaaggtttcaaaaatatttttaaaacttaaaaaaaaaatattaatacctttcaacttttttaaaaaaataatattatgtttaaaaaatattcattaaaaaataaaaaaattgtcgTAAATATATAGAGAAAACGGTCGACATCTCgtagattatttttatttttaatattatttttgaaagtttcttactatttttaatattactaccgaagtttttaaaatattttggagaTATTAATAAGATTTTCTGAgggtatattttaaatataagtaTTAATCATTTACGtcccaaatcaaaataaagggtatttttgtaattttatttttaaaaattaatttagacaaaaaaaatttaattgtgTAATGGGCCGATCAAGTTTGAAATTGGGCTTCTTGTAGAAATAAGAGATTTTCCCAAATTTTTCTGACATTCatccaaaaccctaaattcatttgtggtttcaattttttcagcTCTCTCTGTTGAGAAGGCGATCAGTGTATCGATTAGATCACATCGATTCTTCCTTCCACTGCTTCAAATTCCTGTTCGGTATCCTTTCATGGCGTCTCGGGGTAATAAGCGGCCTTCTATTACCGATGGCGATGAGAATTTAGGCGTTCTATCTAGGGTTTCTCGCTCCGTCTCTGATTCCCAAATCGTCCGGCGGGCGAAGAGCACAGCTTCCGACGCTGCCTTCGTTACCCAAAAACTCCTCCGTAGTACTGGTAAAGCTGCGTGGATTGCAGGGACGACTTTTCTCATTTTGGTGGTGCCGCTCATCATTGAGATGGATCGCGAGCAGCAGTTCAATGAGCTCGAGATGCAGCAGGCGAGTCTACTTGGTACTCCGGCCACTG is part of the Cucurbita pepo subsp. pepo cultivar mu-cu-16 chromosome LG12, ASM280686v2, whole genome shotgun sequence genome and harbors:
- the LOC111806973 gene encoding uncharacterized protein LOC111806973, which codes for MSILNPFQLLELNLISAQDLAPVSRSMRTYAIAWVHPDRKLSTRVDTHGHNNPTWNDKFVFRVDDEFLHSDTSAVMIEIYALHWFKDIHVGTVRILVGNLFPTPPRLNQFSQQPQVGMRFVALQVRRQSGRPXPHRR
- the LOC111807325 gene encoding mitochondrial import receptor subunit TOM9-2-like translates to MASRGNKRPSITDGDENLGVLSRVSRSVSDSQIVRRAKSTASDAAFVTQKLLRSTGKAAWIAGTTFLILVVPLIIEMDREQQFNELEMQQASLLGTPATAAPK